The genome window TCAGCCAGCGCTACTCCGAGGCCCTCCTGGGCCGCCGCCGTGGCCAGTTGCCCGCTGGACATCTGTAGGCTGCCCCGGGCGGATATAAAATCCACGCCTGACTGTTGCAGCCAGTTCTCCCACTCCCACTTCCGTTTGCTGACATAGATCAGCGTGTGTTTGGCCAAGTCTTCAGGCTTTTCCAGCGGTAACTCACCGTCCAATAGCCGCGGGCTACACACCGGCACCAGCATAACTTTGCGCAGGAAATGCACTTCGATGTCGTCCCATTCGCCACTCCCGAAATAGACCGCCATATCGGTACTGGTGCGGTCGAAATCCAGCAGCCCCATGGACGCGTTAATCTCCAGTTCAACATCAGGGTACAGGGCCTGGAATCGGGCCATGCGTGGCATCAGCCAGCGGGTCAGGAAGTTGGGTGCCACGCTGATTTTCACCACGTTGGATTCCTGGTTCGCGGTCAGTCGTTGGGTGGCCATTTCAATCTCATCGAACGCGTGCCTGACGGATGTGAGGTATTGCTCGCCTGCCGGGGTCAACGTCACCGTTCGCCTGCTTCGGTTAAAGAGTGAAAGCCCCAAATATTCTTCAAGCGTCTTCATCTGATGACTGACCGCAGACGATGTCACGAAAAGTTCCTTGCCAGCTGCGGCAAAGCTGCGGTGTCTGGCGGCTGACTCAAATACCCGAAGCGCATTGAGGGGTGGCAGGTGGCGCATGACGCTGCTCGATTGATGAGATTTATTCACCATTCTGCTGAAAAAGGATCGCTTTTTCAACAGCCTCGTACTCATTATTATGAGCCCCGTAAAAGATATTCACTTCCCGAATGAGGACACAACACCATGTCTAACCAGGCACCGAAACTGGACGAACAAGGCAACATCGACGTTGATTACTACACAAAGATTGCACGGCAGGAGCGTAGCGAATACATCGCGCAAATGGCGGCGTCCCTGAAAGCCAAAATCAAATCCTTCTTCCACGTGACGCTGCCGAAGCTGTCTACCAGCCACTGATCAATTGGTTGTAACCATCCCCTAAACTGGGTGCATGCATAATTAGAGTTCTCGGGCCCACAATGAGGCAAACAGAGAACGACATGAAGAAATCACGGTACAGCGAGTCGCAGATCGTCAAGATCCTAAAAGAGGTCGAAGGCGGTCGCCGGTTCCGGACCAGGCGGAGACGGAGATGCCCAGTTGCTTCTTCACCAGCTCCGCATCAAACGATGTATTGTGCTTTTCCTTAACGGCATTGGTAGTGGAGCCCTTCAAACCGACAGCCAGTGTGTTGGTACACGCCACACGAATAATGGTGTACTGAGCGGTGGTTGCCATGTTGCCGCCACAAGCTGTGGCCAACAACACATAAGCATTGGCCTGGTCATTGCCTTTGAGCATGCCGGAGTCTCCGGTCCCACCTGCTCAAGCACAACTAATGAATTGCTGAAAAAATGTTTCACTCTCTGGAACAGGCAGCTTTGAGCCACATACTCCGAAGCGAAGGGCTTTCAAGGAGAGAGGTGCACATGTGTCACCAAGCGTTGCACCGGAATATTGACATAGCAATGTCTGGAGAAAACGTTCCAAGGATCTGGAAACCCGGGGTAACCCGTAGCTGCCCCGGGAATGGTCAGTGTGTTATTTCAAGCGGTCTTGCAGCTGCTGCTGATGTTCCAGCATTTGCTCCATCATCAGCTGCATCTGATCCATCCGTTTTTCCATAA of Marinobacter sediminum contains these proteins:
- the gcvA gene encoding transcriptional regulator GcvA, which translates into the protein MRHLPPLNALRVFESAARHRSFAAAGKELFVTSSAVSHQMKTLEEYLGLSLFNRSRRTVTLTPAGEQYLTSVRHAFDEIEMATQRLTANQESNVVKISVAPNFLTRWLMPRMARFQALYPDVELEINASMGLLDFDRTSTDMAVYFGSGEWDDIEVHFLRKVMLVPVCSPRLLDGELPLEKPEDLAKHTLIYVSKRKWEWENWLQQSGVDFISARGSLQMSSGQLATAAAQEGLGVALADSTLTSREIKSGKLVVPFDIQLDTHRAFYLVYRKQRPLTIGMKAFKEWLMSEMQGNESGEIPEET
- a CDS encoding RSP_7527 family protein — encoded protein: MSNQAPKLDEQGNIDVDYYTKIARQERSEYIAQMAASLKAKIKSFFHVTLPKLSTSH
- a CDS encoding DUF932 domain-containing protein; protein product: MLKGNDQANAYVLLATACGGNMATTAQYTIIRVACTNTLAVGLKGSTTNAVKEKHNTSFDAELVKKQLGISVSAWSGTGDRLRPLLGS